One Nicotiana sylvestris chromosome 12, ASM39365v2, whole genome shotgun sequence genomic window carries:
- the LOC104245124 gene encoding putative wall-associated receptor kinase-like 16, with product MVLLPHQIVACFYVCGLIILTLATAQTTTINTTKLMPTYTITKAANITKRGCRKQCGNLTVPYPFGIGLGSGCAFDSGFEINCDISSDGSQKPLIGNIEVYDISDAEVRIISTVARRCYTPTGAMVEKGFGYTRLPQSGPYSFSAMNRFSVVGCGDAALITGHNFEYGCRASCNSRGDVREGECMGIGCCQIQIPKGLKYYNINMLTTRNHSDVWYFNQCGYAFLGEADRFRFRGVQDLSVANFGTRIRASLPIVLDWAIGSVTCIDAKKRDDYACRRNSKCVDSDTGLGGYRCSCNEGYEGSPYLSPGCQDIDECADPNANSCEKTCTNIPGSYICSCPDGYTDDGKKDGRGCVAPYSEFPWIKFSVGTGVGFMSLVVVITWLYFSIKKRKLIKIREKFFQQNGGLLLKHRISTNEGGVNATKIFTAEELKKATNNYANERILGRGGNGIVYRGVLHDNRIVAIKRSRFVDESQIDQFINEVLILTQVMNHRNVVRLFGCCLEVEVPLLVYEYVSEGTLYAHIHNQRGGAPWLSWQNRLRIATEIASALAYLHSFASMPIFHRDVKSANILLDNDYTAKVADFGSSRLIPLDQTHVATLVQGTLGYLDPEYFSTSRLTEKSDVYSFGVVLAELLTGLKPIIRARNDEDMNLGDYFLMSMNRNILFQILDRHVLREGSLEQLQKMAELVKNCLQLLGEDRPTMKEAAGELEGLQKLIRNPWSNQHGNEENEDESSDLYTIPINSS from the exons ATGGTTCTGCTTCCTCACCAAATAGTAGCTTGCTTTTATGTCTGTGGACTAATAATACTGACATTAGCCACGGCCCAAACTACTACTATTAATACCACCAAATTAATGCCGACATACACCATCACTAAAGCTGCCAATATAACAAAACGAGGATGCCGTAAGCAGTGTGGGAACCTTACGGTTCCATACCCATTTGGTATTGGTTTAGGTTCCGGTTGCGCCTTTGATTCAGGGTTCGAGATCAACTGCGACATTTCTAGTGATGGTTCACAGAAACCTCTCATAGGAAACATTGAAGTGTACGACATCTCCGATGCTGAAGTGCGCATCATCAGTACTGTCGCTCGGAGATGTTATACACCCACCGGAGCTATGGTCGAAAAAGGTTTCGGGTATACAAGATTACCACAATCAGGTCCGTATAGTTTCTCGGCGATGAACAGGTTTAGCGTCGTTGGTTGCGGCGACGCTGCTCTCATAACGGGACATAACTTTGAGTATGGCTGCAGAGCCAGCTGTAACAGTCGAGGGGATGTGAGGGAAGGAGAATGCATGGGCATAGGCTGCTGTCAAATACAGATACCTAAGGGCTTGAAATACTATAACATAAACATGCTTACCACAAGAAACCATAGCGATGTTTGGTATTTTAATCAATGTGGGTATGCATTTCTGGGCGAGGCAGATCGCTTCCGTTTCCGAGGCGTACAGGATCTAAGTGTTGCTAATTTTGGAACGAGGATTAGGGCCAGTTTGCCAATCGTGCTCGATTGGGCCATCGGAAGTGTTACATGCATTGATGCTAAGAAAAGAGATGATTATGCTTGCAGAAGGAATAGCAAGTGTGTTGATTCAGACACTGGTCTTGGTGGCTACCGCTGCAGCTGTAATGAAGGTTATGAGGGCAGTCCTTATTTAAGTCCAGGCTGCCAAG ATATTGATGAATGTGCTGATCCAAACGCCAATTCGTGTGAAAAGACTTGCACAAACATCCCGGGAAGTTATATATGTTCTTGTCCTGATGGATATACCGATGATGGCAAAAAGGATGGCCGTGGTTGTGTTGCTCCCTACTCTGAATTTCCATGGATCAAGTTCTCTGTAG GCACTGGAGTTGGCTTTATGTCCCTAGTGGTTGTGATCACTTGGCTCTATTTCAGCatcaagaaaagaaaattgattaaAATCAGGGAGAAATTCTTCCAACAAAATGGTGGTTTATTATTGAAACATAGAATCTCCACTAACGAGGGTGGTGTGAATGCAACAAAAATTTTTACAGCTGAGGAGCTCAAGAAAGCTACAAACAATTATGCCAATGAAAGAATTCTTGGCCGTGGTGGCAATGGGATTGTATATAGAGGTGTGCTACATGATAATCGCATAGTTGCCATTAAAAGATCCAGATTTGTGGACGAGAGTCAAATTGATCAGTTTATCAATGAGGTGCTTATTCTTACTCAAGTCATGAACCATCGAAATGTGGTGAGACTCTTTGGGTGTTGTTTGGAAGTAGAAGTTCCTTTGTTGGTTTATGAGTATGTCTCAGAAGGAACTCTTTATGCGCATATTCACAACCAACGTGGAGGGGCGCCTTGGTTATCATGGCAAAATCGTTTGAGAATTGCGACAGAGATAGCCAGTGCACTTGCTTACCTTCATTCATTCGCGTCCATGCCTATATTTCATAGGGACGTCAAGTCTGCCAACATATTGTTAGATAATGATTACACAGctaaagttgcagattttggatCTTCAAGGTTAATACCTCTAGATCAAACACATGTGGCTACATTAGTTCAAGGGACGTTAGGGTACTTGGATCCTGAATATTTCAGTACAAGTCGATTGACTGAGAAAAGTGATGTTTATAGCTTCGGGGTAGTTCTAGCTGAACTTTTGACAGGGTTGAAACCTATTATTAGAGCTAGAAACGACGAGGACATGAATTTGGGCGATTATTTTTTGATGTCCATGAATAGGAATATCTTGTTTCAGATTCTTGATCGTCATGTTTTGAGGGAAGGGAGTCTTGAGCAACTTCAAAAGATGGCTGAGCTTGTGAAGAATTGTCTTCAATTGCTAGGAGAAGATAGGCCTACAATGAAAGAAGCGGCCGGTGAACTTGAAGGCTTGCAGAAGTTAATTAGGAACCCTTGGTCTAATCAACATGGAAATgaagagaatgaggatgaatctTCAGATCTTTATACCATTCCAATTAACTCTAGTTAA
- the LOC104245126 gene encoding wall-associated receptor kinase 2-like, whose protein sequence is MSSHKLKRREYIVVVSCYSNHSLHHFGNSKTMYQKQMILLPYQIVCLYACILTLAMAQTITNSTGTRTSTNTTKAGNIAKPGCRKQCGNLTVPYPFGIGIGSGCAINSGFQINCSTSTDGSQKPLIGNLEVYNISDSELRVSNAISWRCYTSTGAVRAEFQLGWTRLGNSTYPYSFSSRNRFTIVGCDDNALIRGRNFEYNCSTSCNSTRDVIEGECTGNGCYQVQIPKGLKYFAPTISSTRNHTDVWYFNQCGYAFLGEADSFYFRGLQDLSDITFFKRTKASVPIVLDWAIGNLTCIQARKSKDYACRENSECVDSDTGLGGYRCRCTEGYEGNPYLSPGCQDIDECADPDTCEKNCTNTPGSYICSCPDGYIDEGKKDGRGCVAPYSEFPWIKFSVGTGVGLISLVVVITWLYFSIKKRKLMRVREKFFQQNGGLLLKHRISTNEGGLKATKIFTAEELKKATNSYANDRILGRGGNGIVYRGVLRDNRVVAIKRSRFVDESQIDQFINEVLILTQVNHRNVVRLFGCCLEAEVPLLVYEFVSEGTLYEHIHNQRGSDWLSWQNRLRIAAEIATTLAYLHSFASMPIIHRDVKSANILLDNVYTSKVADFGASRLIPLDQTHVATLVLGTSGYLDPEYFRTSQLTEKSDVFSFGVVLAELLTGLKPVSKDRNGEDKNLADFFVMSMNKNSLFQILDRRILREGSLEQIQKMAELVKNCLRVHGEDRPTMKEVAIEIEGLRKLTGIPWSNQNEQEENDQNELSDLYTIPINSYGNSPISDSSRIMHPTYSPS, encoded by the exons atgagttcacataaattgaaacggagggagtatatagtTGTAGTGAGTTGTTACTCCAACCATAGTTTGCATCATTTTGGAAACTCAAAAACCATGTACCAAAAACAAATGATTTTGCTTCCTTACCAAATTGTTTGTTTGTACGCTTGTATACTGACATTAGCCATGGCCCAAACCATTACTAATAGCACCGGCACCAGAACCAGCACCAACACCACTAAAGCTGGCAATATTGCAAAACCAGGATGCCGTAAGCAGTGTGGGAACCTTACGGTTCCATATCCATTTGGTATTGGCATAGGATCAGGTTGCGCCATTAATTCAGGGTTCCAGATCAACTGCAGTACTTCTACTGATGGTTCACAGAAACCCCTCATAGGAAACCTTGAGGTGTACAACATATCCGATTCTGAATTACGCGTCTCCAATGCCATTTCGTGGCGATGTTACACCTCCACCGGAGCCGTGCGCGCTGAATTTCAGCTTGGTTGGACCCGTTTGGGAAACTCAACTTATCCTTATAGTTTCTCTTCCCGAAACAGGTTTACCATCGTTGGTTGCGACGACAATGCTCTAATCAGGGGGCGTAACTTTGAGTATAACTGCTCCACCAGCTGTAACAGCACGAGGGATGTGATAGAAGGAGAATGTACGGGCAATGGCTGTTATCAGGTACAAATACCCAAGGGATTGAAATACTTTGCGCCCACGATTTCTAGCACGCGAAACCATACGGATGTTTGGTATTTTAATCAATGTGGATATGCATTTCTAGGCGAGGCAGATAGCTTTTATTTCCGAGGTCTACAGGATCTAAGTGATATTACTTTTTTTAAGAGGACTAAGGCCAGTGTCCCCATTGTGTTGGACTGGGCAATTGGCAATCTTACGTGCATTCAAGCTCGGAAAAGCAAGGATTATGCTTGCAGGGAAAATAGCGAGTGTGTTGATTCAGACACTGGCCTTGGTGGCTACCGCTGTCGCTGTACTGAAGGTTATGAGGGCAATCCTTATCTCAGTCCAGGCTGTCAAG aTATTGATGAATGTGCTGATCCAGACACGTGCGAAAAGAACTGCACAAACACTCCGGGCAGTTATATTTGTTCTTGTCCTGATGGATATATCGATGAAGGCAAAAAGGATGGGCGTGGTTGTGTTGCTCCCTACTCTGAATTCCCATGGATCAAGTTCTCTGTAG GTACCGGAGTTGGCTTGATCTCCCTGGTAGTTGTGATCACTTGGCTCTATTTCAGCatcaagaaaagaaaattgatgagAGTCAGGGAGAAATTCTTCCAACAAAATGGTGGTTTACTGTTGAAACATAGAATCTCCACTAACGAGGGTGGTTTAAAAGCAACAAAAATTTTCACAGCTGAGGAGCTCAAGAAAGCTACAAACAGTTATGCCAATGACAGAATTCTTGGTCGCGGTGGCAATGGGATTGTATATAGAGGCGTGCTACGTGATAATCGCGTAGTTGCCATTAAAAGATCTAGATTTGTGGACGAGAGTCAAATTGATCAGTTTATCAATGAGGTGCTTATTCTTACTCAAGTCAACCATAGAAATGTGGTGAGACTCTTTGGGTGTTGTTTGGAAGCAGAAGTTCCTTTATTAGTTTATGAGTTTGTGTCTGAAGGAACACTTTACGAGCACATTCACAATCAACGTGGATCGGATTGGTTATCTTGGCAAAACCGATTGAGaattgcagcagaaatagccACTACACTCGCTTACCTTCATTCATTTGCGTCCATGCCTATAATTCATAGGGACGTCAAGTCTGCCAACATACTGTTGGATAATGTTTACACATCTAAAGTGGCAGATTTTGGAGCTTCAAGGTTAATACCTCTAGATCAAACACATGTGGCTACATTAGTTCTAGGGACATCAGGGTACTTGGATCCTGAATATTTTCGCACAAGTCAATTGACCGAGAAAAGTGATGTTTTCAGCTTTGGAGTCGTACTAGCAGAACTTCTAACGGGATTAAAACCTGTTTCTAAGGATAGAAACGGTGAGGACAAGAATTTGGCCGATTTTTTTGTTATGTCCATGAATAAGAATAGCTTGTTTCAGATTCTTGATCGTCGTATTTTGAGGGAAGGGAGTCTTGAGCAAATTCAAAAGATGGCTGAGCTTGTGAAGAATTGCCTTCGCGTGCACGGAGAAGATAGGCCTACAATGAAAGAAGTGGCCATTGAAATTGAAGGTCTGAGGAAGTTAACTGGGATCCCTTGGTCTAACCAAAATGAACAAGAAGAGAATGACCAGAATGAATTATCAGATCTTTACACAATTCCAATTAACTCCTATGGAAATTCCCCCATTTCGGACAGTTCTCGTATAATGCATCCTACATATAGTCCAAGTTGA